One window of the Triticum dicoccoides isolate Atlit2015 ecotype Zavitan chromosome 3B, WEW_v2.0, whole genome shotgun sequence genome contains the following:
- the LOC119278916 gene encoding U-box domain-containing protein 4-like isoform X1 produces the protein MHLFTGLMEDFSPRTLLDSILHLSALTSDGSTARPKPIQKYCQNVCDISSIVSPLIEDICKSPEEQLNDVLRELDTAINEATGLIGNWHQTTSKIYFVWQIESVISDIQGCSLQLCQLANSLLPSLTGCACICIQKLQDINYEHMFDLAKEVATKLNGNDTQSPENLSIVSSSLSLSTNLELYMEAVSLENLRTRAMRSENRKELELAEEMIPMVNYMHERLLRETQLLNINGVPIPADFCCPLSLELMSDPVILASGQTYERVYIKLWLDEGFTICPKTRQRLAHSNLIPNYTVKALISNWCESHDIKLPDPVKSLKLNFPSAASSLQDLSATGNSPLHPSAGRGNIPGSPEADLYMRSLNRVSPSHSVVHQNSDALVNRPGQEASTNQSSDYANGSAPDISRLSVASSEARESGFEERHAGSNVQTSEQSTEEAFEASLLNGDSQDHVGSSSVNGSLPNSGQLDGECDNANGMVRVPGDRTNYSSDASGEVADGGPSVSSAPQRENVMLPRLGDLRMRGQFVRRQPSDRGFPRITSPSSMDARGDLSAIENQVRKLIDDLRSDSIEAQRSATSEIRLLAKHNMENRIVIANCGAINLLVGLLHSTDAKIQENAVTALLNLSINDNNKIAIASADAVDPLIHVLETGNPEAKENSAATLFSLSVIEENKVRIGRSGAVKPLVDLLGNGTPRGKKDAATALFNLSILHENKGRIVQADAVKYLVELMDPAAGMVDKAVAVLANLATIPEGRTAIGQARGIPALVEVVELGSARGKENAAAALLQLCTNSNRFCSIVLQEGAVPPLVALSQSGTPRAREKAQALLSYFRSQRHGNSARR, from the exons ATGCATCTTTTCACAGGGTTGATGGAAGATTTCTCACCGAGGACTCTGCTCGATAGTATTTTGCACCTTAGTGCCTTGACTTCTGATGGCTCTACTGCAAGGCCCAAGCCTATTCAGAAGTACTGCCAAAATGTGTGCGATATATCAAGCATCGTGAGCCCTCTCATAGAAGATATATGCAAGTCTCCTGAAGAGCAACTCAATGACGTGTTAAGGGAGCTTGACACTGCTATAAACGAAGCTACAGGGCTTATTGGGAACTGGCACCAAACGACCAGCAAAATATACTTT GTTTGGCAAATTGAATCAGTGATCTCGGATATTCAGGGATGCTCCCTTCAATTGTGCCAGCTTGCTAATTCTTTATTACCTTCTCTGACTGGATGTGCTTGCATTTGTATTCAG AAACTCCAGGACATCAATTATGAGCACATGTTTGATTTGGCGAAGGAGGTCGCAACGAAGCTAAATGGGAATGACACCCAAAGTCCCGAGAATCTATCGATAGTATCAAGTTCATTAAGTCTGTCAACTAACCTTGAATTATACATGGAAGCTGTTTCCCTCGAGAATCTGAGAACAAGGGCAATGCGAAGTGAGAACCGTAAAGAACTCGAGCTTGCTGAGGAGATGATTCCAATGGTCAACTATATGCACGAGCGCCTTCTCAGAGAGACACAGTTGCTTAACATCAACGGGGTACCCATTCCTGCTGATTTCTGTTGCCCACTTTCCCTGGAGCTGATGTCTGATCCTGTTATTTTAGCATCTGGTCAGACCTATGAGCGGGTTTATATCAAGTTGTGGCTTGATGAAGGTTTTACTATCTGCCCGAAGACACGCCAAAGACTTGCTCATTCTAATTTAATTCCTAACTATACTGTGAAAGCTTTGATATCCAACTGGTGTGAGTCGCATGATATTAAGCTACCTGATCCTGTGAAATCCTTGAAGTTGAACTTTCCGTCAGCAGCCTCCTCCCTTCAAGATTTGAGCGCCACAGGCAACAGCCCTCTACATCCTAGTGCTGGTAGGGGTAATATTCCTGGGTCCCCAGAAGCTGACCTGTATATGAGAAGCCTGAATAGAGTATCTCCTTCCCACAGTGTGGTCCACCAGAACTCTGATGCACTTGTGAACCGTCCTGGCCAGGAGGCATCCACCAATCAGTCTTCAGACTATGCAAATGGCTCCGCGCCAGATATTTCAAGGCTATCTGTTGCGAGTTCTGAAGCAAGAGAGTCTGGTTTTGAAGAAAGGCATGCCGGTTCCAATGTACAAACCTCAGAACAATCGACGGAGGAAGCCTTTGAAGCATCTCTTTTGAACGGTGATTCACAGGACCATGTAGGCAGCTCTTCTGTTAATGGGAGTCTTCCTAATAGCGGTCAGCTTGATGGGGAATGTGACAACGCCAATGGGATGGTACGAGTTCCAGGTGATAGGACAAATTACAGTAGTGATGCATCTGGAGAAGTTGCTGACGGTGGGCCTTCTGTCTCTTCCGCCCCTCAAAGGGAAAATGTAATGCTCCCAAGATTGGGTGATCTCCGCATGAGAGGGCAATTTGTTCGGCGGCAACCATCTGACAGGGGATTCCCTAGAATAACATCTCCCTCGTCCATGGATGCCCGAGGTGATCTTTCTGCCATCGAGAATCAGGTACGCAAGCTAATTGATGATTTGAGAAGCGATTCCATAGAAGCTCAGAGATCAGCAACATCAGAGATCCGCCTTCTAGCTAAGCACAACATGGAGAACAGGATTGTCATTGCAAATTGTGGGGCTATAAACTTGCTGGTTGGTCTCCTTCATTCAACAGATGCCAAAATCCAAGAAAATGCAGTGACGGCCCTCCTCAATTTGTCAATCAATGACAACAATAAGATTGCCATTGCGAGTGCAGATGCTGTTGATCCTCTCATCCATGTCCTGGAAACAGGGAACCCTGAAGCTAAAGAGAATTCAGCGGCTACTCTGTTCAGTCTCTCGGTTATTGAAGAGAACAAGGTGAGGATTGGACGGTCTGGTGCCGTCAAGCCTCTCGTGGACTTGCTGGGAAACGGGACCCCGCGAGGGAAGAAAGATGCAGCCACCGCATTGTTCAATCTGTCGATACTCCATGAGAACAAGGGTCGCATCGTGCAAGCTGATGCTGTGAAGTACCTAGTCGAGCTTATGGATCCTGCTGCTGGCATGGTCGACAAAGCCGTAGCCGTCTTGGCAAACCTTGCCACGATACCAGAAGGGAGGACCGCGATCGGGCAGGCCCGTGGTATCCCAGCCCTTGTCGAAGTCGTCGAGCTGGGTTCGGCGCGGGGGAAAGAAAACGCTGCCGCGGCATTGCTTCAGCTATGCACAAACAGCAATAGGTTCTGCAGCATAGTTCTCCAAGAGGGCGCCGTACCTCCTCTAGTCGCGCTGTCACAGTCAGGAACACCTCGGGCAAGAGAAAAG GCGCAGGCTCTTCTCAGCTATTTCCGCAGCCAAAGACATGGGAACTCGGCGAGGAGATGA
- the LOC119278916 gene encoding U-box domain-containing protein 4-like isoform X2 has protein sequence MEDFSPRTLLDSILHLSALTSDGSTARPKPIQKYCQNVCDISSIVSPLIEDICKSPEEQLNDVLRELDTAINEATGLIGNWHQTTSKIYFVWQIESVISDIQGCSLQLCQLANSLLPSLTGCACICIQKLQDINYEHMFDLAKEVATKLNGNDTQSPENLSIVSSSLSLSTNLELYMEAVSLENLRTRAMRSENRKELELAEEMIPMVNYMHERLLRETQLLNINGVPIPADFCCPLSLELMSDPVILASGQTYERVYIKLWLDEGFTICPKTRQRLAHSNLIPNYTVKALISNWCESHDIKLPDPVKSLKLNFPSAASSLQDLSATGNSPLHPSAGRGNIPGSPEADLYMRSLNRVSPSHSVVHQNSDALVNRPGQEASTNQSSDYANGSAPDISRLSVASSEARESGFEERHAGSNVQTSEQSTEEAFEASLLNGDSQDHVGSSSVNGSLPNSGQLDGECDNANGMVRVPGDRTNYSSDASGEVADGGPSVSSAPQRENVMLPRLGDLRMRGQFVRRQPSDRGFPRITSPSSMDARGDLSAIENQVRKLIDDLRSDSIEAQRSATSEIRLLAKHNMENRIVIANCGAINLLVGLLHSTDAKIQENAVTALLNLSINDNNKIAIASADAVDPLIHVLETGNPEAKENSAATLFSLSVIEENKVRIGRSGAVKPLVDLLGNGTPRGKKDAATALFNLSILHENKGRIVQADAVKYLVELMDPAAGMVDKAVAVLANLATIPEGRTAIGQARGIPALVEVVELGSARGKENAAAALLQLCTNSNRFCSIVLQEGAVPPLVALSQSGTPRAREKAQALLSYFRSQRHGNSARR, from the exons ATGGAAGATTTCTCACCGAGGACTCTGCTCGATAGTATTTTGCACCTTAGTGCCTTGACTTCTGATGGCTCTACTGCAAGGCCCAAGCCTATTCAGAAGTACTGCCAAAATGTGTGCGATATATCAAGCATCGTGAGCCCTCTCATAGAAGATATATGCAAGTCTCCTGAAGAGCAACTCAATGACGTGTTAAGGGAGCTTGACACTGCTATAAACGAAGCTACAGGGCTTATTGGGAACTGGCACCAAACGACCAGCAAAATATACTTT GTTTGGCAAATTGAATCAGTGATCTCGGATATTCAGGGATGCTCCCTTCAATTGTGCCAGCTTGCTAATTCTTTATTACCTTCTCTGACTGGATGTGCTTGCATTTGTATTCAG AAACTCCAGGACATCAATTATGAGCACATGTTTGATTTGGCGAAGGAGGTCGCAACGAAGCTAAATGGGAATGACACCCAAAGTCCCGAGAATCTATCGATAGTATCAAGTTCATTAAGTCTGTCAACTAACCTTGAATTATACATGGAAGCTGTTTCCCTCGAGAATCTGAGAACAAGGGCAATGCGAAGTGAGAACCGTAAAGAACTCGAGCTTGCTGAGGAGATGATTCCAATGGTCAACTATATGCACGAGCGCCTTCTCAGAGAGACACAGTTGCTTAACATCAACGGGGTACCCATTCCTGCTGATTTCTGTTGCCCACTTTCCCTGGAGCTGATGTCTGATCCTGTTATTTTAGCATCTGGTCAGACCTATGAGCGGGTTTATATCAAGTTGTGGCTTGATGAAGGTTTTACTATCTGCCCGAAGACACGCCAAAGACTTGCTCATTCTAATTTAATTCCTAACTATACTGTGAAAGCTTTGATATCCAACTGGTGTGAGTCGCATGATATTAAGCTACCTGATCCTGTGAAATCCTTGAAGTTGAACTTTCCGTCAGCAGCCTCCTCCCTTCAAGATTTGAGCGCCACAGGCAACAGCCCTCTACATCCTAGTGCTGGTAGGGGTAATATTCCTGGGTCCCCAGAAGCTGACCTGTATATGAGAAGCCTGAATAGAGTATCTCCTTCCCACAGTGTGGTCCACCAGAACTCTGATGCACTTGTGAACCGTCCTGGCCAGGAGGCATCCACCAATCAGTCTTCAGACTATGCAAATGGCTCCGCGCCAGATATTTCAAGGCTATCTGTTGCGAGTTCTGAAGCAAGAGAGTCTGGTTTTGAAGAAAGGCATGCCGGTTCCAATGTACAAACCTCAGAACAATCGACGGAGGAAGCCTTTGAAGCATCTCTTTTGAACGGTGATTCACAGGACCATGTAGGCAGCTCTTCTGTTAATGGGAGTCTTCCTAATAGCGGTCAGCTTGATGGGGAATGTGACAACGCCAATGGGATGGTACGAGTTCCAGGTGATAGGACAAATTACAGTAGTGATGCATCTGGAGAAGTTGCTGACGGTGGGCCTTCTGTCTCTTCCGCCCCTCAAAGGGAAAATGTAATGCTCCCAAGATTGGGTGATCTCCGCATGAGAGGGCAATTTGTTCGGCGGCAACCATCTGACAGGGGATTCCCTAGAATAACATCTCCCTCGTCCATGGATGCCCGAGGTGATCTTTCTGCCATCGAGAATCAGGTACGCAAGCTAATTGATGATTTGAGAAGCGATTCCATAGAAGCTCAGAGATCAGCAACATCAGAGATCCGCCTTCTAGCTAAGCACAACATGGAGAACAGGATTGTCATTGCAAATTGTGGGGCTATAAACTTGCTGGTTGGTCTCCTTCATTCAACAGATGCCAAAATCCAAGAAAATGCAGTGACGGCCCTCCTCAATTTGTCAATCAATGACAACAATAAGATTGCCATTGCGAGTGCAGATGCTGTTGATCCTCTCATCCATGTCCTGGAAACAGGGAACCCTGAAGCTAAAGAGAATTCAGCGGCTACTCTGTTCAGTCTCTCGGTTATTGAAGAGAACAAGGTGAGGATTGGACGGTCTGGTGCCGTCAAGCCTCTCGTGGACTTGCTGGGAAACGGGACCCCGCGAGGGAAGAAAGATGCAGCCACCGCATTGTTCAATCTGTCGATACTCCATGAGAACAAGGGTCGCATCGTGCAAGCTGATGCTGTGAAGTACCTAGTCGAGCTTATGGATCCTGCTGCTGGCATGGTCGACAAAGCCGTAGCCGTCTTGGCAAACCTTGCCACGATACCAGAAGGGAGGACCGCGATCGGGCAGGCCCGTGGTATCCCAGCCCTTGTCGAAGTCGTCGAGCTGGGTTCGGCGCGGGGGAAAGAAAACGCTGCCGCGGCATTGCTTCAGCTATGCACAAACAGCAATAGGTTCTGCAGCATAGTTCTCCAAGAGGGCGCCGTACCTCCTCTAGTCGCGCTGTCACAGTCAGGAACACCTCGGGCAAGAGAAAAG GCGCAGGCTCTTCTCAGCTATTTCCGCAGCCAAAGACATGGGAACTCGGCGAGGAGATGA